The following proteins come from a genomic window of Corallococcus sp. NCRR:
- a CDS encoding VOC family protein, translating into MSLPSLYPFVHYADPESALRFLKQAFGCEERVVYRKPDGAIAHVELTLGHGLVMFGGAEGGRLKMAASKDVPLKNQGIYVVVTDPDALYARAKAAGAAIAMELHDTDYGSRDFSALDPEGNVWSFGTYQPLAVPPPKG; encoded by the coding sequence ATGTCCCTGCCCAGCCTGTATCCCTTCGTCCACTACGCCGACCCTGAGTCCGCCCTGCGCTTCCTGAAGCAGGCCTTCGGCTGTGAGGAGCGGGTCGTCTACCGCAAGCCTGACGGCGCCATCGCCCACGTGGAGCTGACGCTGGGCCATGGGTTGGTGATGTTCGGCGGCGCGGAGGGCGGCCGGCTGAAGATGGCCGCGTCGAAGGACGTGCCCTTGAAGAACCAGGGCATCTACGTGGTGGTGACGGACCCGGATGCGCTGTACGCGCGAGCGAAGGCGGCGGGCGCGGCCATCGCGATGGAGCTGCACGACACGGACTACGGCTCGCGGGACTTCAGCGCGCTGGACCCCGAGGGGAACGTCTGGAGCTTCGGCACGTACCAGCCGCTCGCGGTGCCTCCGCCGAAGGGGTGA
- the thrA gene encoding bifunctional aspartate kinase/homoserine dehydrogenase I: MRVMKFGGTSVGDAERMRGVVARVEEARKAERVMVVASAVSGITNLLVEAARVAEEGESVQEACARFDDTHSAIAKALSVEDLKPAQTRPLAEGLVALGVELRGLLQGVGLLRECSPSVLAHLSGLGERASCLLLAALMEARGLAPVSVDPRQVLLCSGDPLQATPKAEEIRARFAPLREAGPGLMLMPGFFGGDARGKTMSLGRGGSDYSAALAAAALDARLLEIWTDVDGIFSADPRLVPEAFALEEVSFEEAMELAYFGAKVLHPKTIAPARERGIPVRVCNSFRPEHPGTRVTATAPASRHPVRGLSFLPDIALINIAGAGLKGVPGTAARVFEAMAMASISVVLITQGSSESSISFCVGEAEARRAVLELEDAFEVEREAGKVDPIEHQPGLAVLSIVGDGMRHRVGVAGTFFSALADVDCSIAAIAQGSSERSISAVISREDGPRAMAHVHRKAFGTTEVVELLVAGVGTVGGELLRQIHQQAPKLRAHGLDLRVCAIANSRHSLVAPEGVALEGWKARLDASESGFTLDTFRAWAKARRPGRPIFVDCTSSEDVALGYPALMSSGLHVVTANKKANAGRQEHWKALRETAARHQRRFLYETNVGAGLPVIDTLKNMLRTGDTVHRVEGILSGSLSFILGLTEAGVPLSKAVGTAMEKGFTEPDPRDDLEGTDVARKVLILARELGRSLELEEVALASLLPEEFDAKGPLPEFLARLPQADEIFQRRVDAHRKEGKVLRYVGSVGPEGVRVGLVPVPLEHPLAAVKGGENALSFLSERYSPTPLVIRGYGAGAAVTAAGVLADVLRLVEGPLP, translated from the coding sequence ATGCGCGTGATGAAATTCGGTGGCACCAGTGTCGGAGATGCGGAACGGATGCGTGGCGTGGTGGCGCGGGTGGAGGAGGCGCGCAAGGCCGAGCGGGTGATGGTGGTGGCGTCCGCGGTGTCGGGCATCACGAACCTGTTGGTGGAGGCGGCGAGGGTGGCGGAGGAGGGCGAGTCCGTGCAGGAGGCCTGCGCCCGGTTCGACGACACGCACTCCGCCATCGCGAAGGCGCTGAGCGTGGAGGACCTGAAGCCCGCGCAGACCCGGCCGCTGGCGGAGGGCCTGGTGGCGCTGGGCGTCGAGCTGCGAGGGCTGTTGCAGGGCGTGGGGTTGCTGCGGGAGTGCTCGCCGTCCGTGCTGGCGCACCTGTCGGGGCTGGGGGAGCGGGCGTCGTGCCTGCTGCTCGCGGCGCTGATGGAGGCGCGGGGATTGGCGCCCGTGAGCGTGGACCCGAGGCAGGTGCTGCTGTGCTCGGGAGACCCGCTCCAGGCGACGCCGAAGGCGGAGGAGATCCGCGCGCGGTTCGCGCCGCTGCGTGAGGCCGGACCGGGGCTGATGTTGATGCCGGGCTTCTTCGGTGGGGATGCGCGCGGCAAGACGATGTCGCTGGGGCGGGGAGGGTCGGACTACTCGGCGGCGCTGGCGGCGGCGGCGCTGGATGCGCGGCTGTTGGAGATCTGGACGGACGTGGACGGCATCTTCAGCGCGGACCCGAGGCTGGTGCCGGAGGCGTTCGCGCTGGAGGAGGTGAGCTTCGAGGAGGCGATGGAGCTGGCCTACTTCGGCGCGAAGGTGCTGCATCCGAAGACGATCGCCCCCGCGAGGGAGCGGGGCATCCCCGTGCGGGTGTGCAACAGCTTCCGTCCGGAGCACCCGGGCACGCGGGTGACGGCCACGGCGCCGGCCTCACGGCACCCGGTGCGCGGGTTGTCATTCCTGCCGGACATCGCGCTCATCAACATCGCGGGCGCGGGGTTGAAGGGCGTGCCGGGCACGGCCGCGCGCGTCTTCGAGGCGATGGCGATGGCGTCCATCTCCGTGGTGTTGATCACGCAGGGCTCGAGCGAGTCCTCCATCAGCTTCTGCGTGGGGGAGGCGGAGGCCCGGCGGGCGGTGCTGGAGCTGGAGGACGCGTTCGAGGTGGAGCGCGAGGCGGGGAAGGTGGACCCCATCGAGCACCAGCCGGGGCTCGCGGTGTTGAGCATCGTGGGAGACGGGATGCGGCACCGGGTGGGCGTGGCGGGGACGTTCTTCAGCGCGCTGGCGGACGTGGATTGCAGCATCGCGGCCATCGCGCAGGGGTCGAGTGAGCGCAGCATCTCCGCGGTGATTTCTCGCGAGGACGGCCCGCGAGCGATGGCGCATGTGCACCGCAAGGCCTTTGGCACCACGGAGGTGGTGGAGCTGCTGGTGGCGGGCGTGGGCACGGTGGGCGGGGAGTTGCTGCGGCAGATTCATCAGCAGGCGCCGAAGCTGCGGGCGCATGGATTGGATTTGCGGGTGTGTGCCATTGCCAATAGCAGACACAGCCTGGTGGCGCCGGAGGGCGTGGCGCTGGAGGGGTGGAAGGCGCGGCTGGATGCGAGTGAGTCTGGGTTCACGCTGGACACGTTCCGGGCGTGGGCGAAGGCGAGGCGGCCGGGCCGGCCCATCTTCGTGGACTGCACGAGCAGCGAGGACGTGGCGCTGGGGTATCCCGCGTTGATGTCCTCCGGGCTGCACGTGGTGACGGCGAACAAGAAGGCCAATGCGGGACGGCAGGAGCACTGGAAGGCGCTGCGGGAGACAGCGGCGCGGCACCAGCGGAGGTTCCTCTACGAGACGAACGTGGGGGCAGGGCTGCCGGTCATCGACACGTTGAAGAACATGCTGCGCACGGGCGACACGGTGCACCGGGTGGAGGGCATCCTGTCGGGTTCGCTGTCTTTCATCCTGGGACTGACGGAGGCCGGGGTGCCGCTGTCGAAGGCGGTGGGCACGGCGATGGAGAAGGGCTTCACGGAGCCGGATCCGCGAGACGACCTGGAGGGCACGGACGTGGCGCGCAAGGTGCTCATCCTCGCGCGAGAGCTGGGGCGGTCGCTGGAGTTGGAGGAGGTGGCGCTGGCGTCGCTGTTGCCGGAGGAGTTCGACGCGAAGGGACCGCTGCCGGAGTTCCTGGCGCGGCTGCCGCAGGCGGATGAGATCTTCCAGAGGCGGGTGGACGCTCACCGGAAGGAAGGCAAGGTGCTGCGCTACGTGGGCAGCGTGGGGCCGGAGGGCGTGCGCGTGGGCCTGGTGCCGGTGCCGCTGGAGCATCCGCTGGCGGCGGTGAAGGGCGGAGAGAACGCGCTGAGCTTCCTGTCCGAGCGCTACAGCCCCACGCCGCTGGTGATTCGAGGGTACGGCGCGGGCGCGGCGGTGACGGCGGCGGGAGTGCTCGCGGATGTATTGCGATTGGTGGAGGGGCCGTTGCCCTGA
- the sitI6 gene encoding SitI6 family double-CXXCG motif immunity protein: MTRYFALRRDKAVYPLYNGSTDCAHRWGLPGLKDCPGCGATWSSWGHQYPAVDLSDLPEQGEFEEPRPEPLHELARLRELVRPLAPPGAPLPPGTSFGPLVGTATGRFASFSGLESCWILLRRDAFDSLQAAGIRGLLGCKTELRFRQKTPPEVLELQLELRGRMHRDCLPPDLEPPCPTCGRVGLRLPEDLILDAASLPTDIDLFRLGDYGTVLIGTDRFKDAVEQGGWTGISFRELPVR, translated from the coding sequence ATGACCCGTTACTTCGCTCTACGCCGCGACAAGGCGGTCTACCCGCTCTACAACGGTAGTACCGATTGCGCTCATAGGTGGGGGCTGCCCGGCCTCAAGGACTGTCCAGGCTGCGGCGCCACATGGTCGAGTTGGGGACACCAATACCCTGCTGTGGATCTGTCGGATCTTCCAGAGCAGGGAGAGTTCGAAGAACCCCGGCCCGAACCCCTCCACGAGCTCGCCCGCCTTCGCGAACTGGTACGCCCCCTGGCCCCTCCAGGTGCACCACTGCCACCCGGCACGTCCTTCGGTCCATTGGTGGGTACCGCGACGGGTAGGTTCGCGTCCTTCTCAGGGCTCGAAAGCTGTTGGATCCTCCTGCGCCGTGACGCCTTCGACAGTCTCCAGGCCGCGGGCATCCGAGGCCTTCTCGGCTGCAAGACGGAACTGCGGTTCCGTCAGAAGACACCTCCAGAGGTCCTTGAGCTCCAGCTCGAACTGCGCGGCCGGATGCACCGCGACTGCCTTCCTCCCGACCTGGAACCGCCCTGTCCCACCTGTGGTCGCGTAGGCCTTCGCCTCCCGGAGGACCTCATCCTCGACGCTGCCTCCCTGCCCACGGACATCGACCTCTTCCGCCTGGGCGACTACGGCACCGTCCTCATCGGCACGGACCGCTTCAAGGACGCGGTGGAGCAGGGCGGTTGGACCGGTATCTCCTTCCGGGAGCTCCCAGTCCGCTGA
- a CDS encoding SRPBCC domain-containing protein, with protein MEPKFQVQLKIRKPVAQVFEAVVNPAKLSGYFVKTSSGPLAAGTTVKWSFAEAPGEFDVIAREVTANERIVFEWPTDDGYDTRVEMSFVPLDAGNTMVKISESGWRPDEKGITASYGNAGGWMHMMLCLKGYLEYGINLREGGAF; from the coding sequence ATGGAGCCGAAGTTCCAGGTGCAGTTGAAGATCCGCAAGCCGGTGGCGCAGGTGTTCGAGGCGGTGGTGAACCCCGCGAAGCTGAGCGGCTACTTCGTGAAGACGAGCAGCGGTCCCCTGGCGGCGGGCACCACGGTGAAGTGGAGCTTCGCGGAGGCGCCGGGCGAGTTCGACGTCATCGCGCGCGAGGTGACCGCCAACGAGCGCATCGTCTTCGAGTGGCCCACGGACGACGGCTACGACACGCGCGTGGAGATGAGCTTCGTCCCGTTGGACGCGGGCAACACGATGGTGAAGATCAGCGAGTCCGGCTGGAGGCCGGATGAGAAGGGCATCACGGCGTCCTACGGCAACGCAGGCGGCTGGATGCACATGATGCTCTGCCTCAAGGGTTATCTGGAGTACGGCATCAACCTCCGGGAGGGCGGGGCCTTCTGA
- a CDS encoding alpha/beta fold hydrolase — protein sequence MPSVRVPALLLSALLLSAPAANAQEAKRAPEALGLGMEGYPYPAPVQFLPVKLEGQDLRMAYMDVKPTGNANGRTVVLLHGKNFFGAYWKDTIRALTAAGYRVVVPDQIGFGKSSKPAIAYSFHTLASLTRQVLEEVGVKQAAVVGHSMGGMLATRFALMYPEVTTQLVLENPIGLEDYRESVPWKSTEDLYQENLKATEEGLRKYQRGYYVKWKPEYDEYVQVLYRQTLSGEYPRLAWVSAATQTMIYEQPVVHEFPLVKVPTLVVIGQEDRTVVGKGSVPPALLPKLGQYPALGKKTAAAIPGATLVEIPNVGHIPHFESPEKWHAALLDFLRKVSK from the coding sequence ATGCCGTCCGTCCGCGTCCCCGCCCTGCTCCTGTCCGCCCTGCTGCTCTCCGCGCCCGCCGCGAACGCGCAGGAAGCGAAACGCGCTCCGGAGGCGCTGGGCCTGGGCATGGAGGGCTACCCCTACCCCGCCCCCGTGCAGTTCCTGCCCGTGAAGCTGGAGGGCCAGGACCTGCGCATGGCGTACATGGACGTGAAGCCCACGGGCAACGCCAACGGGCGCACGGTGGTGCTGCTGCACGGCAAGAACTTCTTCGGCGCGTACTGGAAGGACACGATTCGCGCCCTCACCGCCGCGGGCTACCGCGTGGTGGTGCCGGATCAGATCGGCTTCGGCAAGTCGTCCAAGCCGGCCATCGCGTACAGCTTCCACACGCTCGCGTCGCTGACGCGGCAGGTGCTGGAGGAGGTGGGCGTGAAGCAGGCCGCGGTGGTGGGTCACAGCATGGGCGGCATGCTCGCGACGCGCTTCGCGCTGATGTACCCGGAGGTGACGACGCAGCTGGTGCTGGAGAACCCCATCGGCCTGGAGGACTACCGCGAGTCCGTCCCCTGGAAGTCCACCGAGGACCTCTACCAGGAGAACCTCAAGGCCACGGAGGAGGGGCTGCGCAAGTACCAGCGCGGCTACTACGTGAAGTGGAAGCCCGAGTACGACGAATACGTCCAGGTCCTCTACCGCCAGACGCTGAGCGGTGAGTACCCGCGCCTGGCCTGGGTCTCCGCCGCCACGCAGACGATGATCTACGAGCAGCCGGTGGTGCACGAGTTCCCATTGGTGAAGGTCCCCACGCTGGTGGTGATTGGCCAGGAGGACCGCACGGTGGTGGGCAAGGGCAGCGTGCCGCCCGCGCTGCTGCCGAAGCTGGGGCAGTACCCGGCGCTGGGGAAGAAGACCGCCGCCGCCATCCCGGGCGCCACGCTGGTGGAGATCCCCAACGTGGGTCACATCCCCCACTTCGAGTCGCCGGAGAAGTGGCACGCGGCCCTGCTGGACTTCCTGCGCAAGGTTTCGAAGTAA
- the sitA6 gene encoding SitA6 family polymorphic toxin lipoprotein: MRKSLTFLALTLWMAACASSTPLQQRWDEAEAECGDASSDVCVTLVCGDTACGFFRCEDVPGEVVLARGLPPRPPPVAVAPAPGSGPRRNWGADMGLPGDAEPVMVFPWYGNPKPVPPQRQLPAGKFEKHHIFPQARDLAAWFKLKGIDIHQYTIPIPVHVHRRIHSNGPSGGMWNEAWREFRRANENVKPPEIFKHAGELIYRFQLMGGPIEKYN; encoded by the coding sequence ATGAGGAAAAGCCTGACGTTCCTGGCCCTGACGCTATGGATGGCGGCGTGCGCGTCCAGCACGCCGCTCCAGCAGCGTTGGGACGAAGCCGAAGCAGAGTGCGGTGACGCAAGCAGCGACGTCTGTGTGACCCTGGTCTGCGGGGACACGGCCTGCGGCTTCTTCCGGTGCGAGGACGTGCCCGGAGAAGTGGTGCTGGCCCGGGGTCTGCCGCCCCGGCCGCCACCCGTGGCCGTGGCCCCTGCGCCAGGAAGCGGGCCCCGGCGCAATTGGGGCGCAGATATGGGCCTGCCGGGTGATGCGGAACCCGTCATGGTGTTCCCGTGGTACGGGAACCCCAAGCCCGTGCCTCCTCAGCGGCAGTTGCCAGCGGGCAAGTTCGAGAAGCACCACATCTTCCCTCAAGCACGGGACCTTGCCGCGTGGTTCAAGCTCAAGGGCATTGACATCCACCAGTACACGATCCCCATCCCCGTGCACGTCCACCGGCGCATTCACAGCAATGGGCCCAGCGGAGGCATGTGGAATGAAGCCTGGCGCGAGTTCCGGAGGGCGAATGAAAACGTCAAGCCTCCTGAGATCTTCAAGCATGCGGGAGAACTCATCTACCGCTTCCAACTTATGGGCGGGCCCATCGAGAAGTACAACTGA
- a CDS encoding plasmid pRiA4b ORF-3 family protein: MATRKKTTSEPSIHVLHVELMEIAPAIWRELHVRSDTPLSKLHGILQAAFGWTNSHMHMFEDSSRQKYGHRAKGDADDFSLGGPPLLDEREYTVADLGPRARSVFGYIYDFGDDWVHRIRVKKVQPPEVGKRYPICTAGARAAPPDDCGGVPGYEDLLEALRDPNHEDHEERLEWVGGSFDPEAFDLKATDKAVRAIK, from the coding sequence ATGGCCACCCGAAAGAAGACGACCTCCGAGCCATCGATTCACGTGCTGCACGTCGAGTTGATGGAGATCGCCCCCGCCATCTGGCGAGAGCTTCATGTTCGAAGTGACACGCCGCTCTCGAAGTTGCACGGCATCCTGCAAGCAGCCTTCGGCTGGACCAACAGCCACATGCACATGTTCGAGGACAGCTCACGGCAAAAGTACGGGCATCGGGCCAAGGGAGATGCGGATGACTTCAGCTTGGGCGGTCCACCGCTATTGGATGAACGCGAGTACACCGTCGCGGACCTCGGCCCGCGGGCTCGCAGTGTCTTTGGCTACATCTACGACTTCGGTGACGACTGGGTGCACCGCATCCGCGTCAAGAAGGTGCAGCCACCTGAGGTTGGCAAGCGCTACCCCATCTGTACCGCGGGAGCACGTGCTGCTCCGCCCGACGACTGCGGCGGTGTTCCTGGCTACGAAGACTTGCTCGAGGCACTTCGAGATCCGAATCACGAAGATCACGAAGAACGACTGGAGTGGGTCGGCGGTTCCTTCGACCCGGAAGCGTTCGACCTGAAGGCCACGGACAAGGCGGTCCGCGCCATCAAGTGA
- a CDS encoding alkaline phosphatase D family protein, with translation MKLLLGPILYARAQATPDPKSHDVWSFFVNVFLDSTSVKKPPALRLCFRDAKGQRVAVFDEVKPAADLTALPKDTRGVVWRWEVILPRTDVAQRLSYHFESPDAPGEPVTFERPPPRDDRPWSSKVIPPEPLVVSDVVVPAKGVSPNIAFFSCNGASRASDWSDLAQPFALWERMLQQHEGDPVDPAKTPGFQLLLGGGDQLYADSLHNTLDVLNAFMKLPRSQRLTLPVPDGLSEKLFAEYVWLYRERWGGNQGIAPLLRRVPGLFMWDDHDIFDGWGSHEDLQQAPWYRALYSAAARAFEAFQRGFLEQPAVEREPDDRGVVKPARHYFQTFCFSTADCDLDVVLLDLRSGRTSRVLDTGDAHPQTEFTVMSRSQWDAFDAWREEHRQRPENGKKARHVLVVSSVPLVHLRFGPAMERMTGGGVGLRDDLLDQWESAVHRGERTRLLMNLFSLAKKSYCAVTVLSGDVHVGARARVRSRNPDHLVPALGTVGEVFIEQATSSPIVHPPPGWLAFKGMLALSEDSREDLPGFLQTELLPVGKELYLRDRNWLSIRLERPKHRDTTARPKLWVKWIAEKENLPMEVVVEPPPF, from the coding sequence ATGAAGCTCTTGCTGGGACCCATCCTGTACGCCCGGGCGCAGGCCACGCCGGACCCGAAGTCCCACGACGTGTGGAGCTTCTTCGTCAACGTGTTCCTGGACAGCACGTCGGTGAAGAAGCCTCCGGCGTTGAGGCTGTGTTTCCGGGACGCGAAGGGCCAGCGGGTCGCCGTCTTCGACGAGGTGAAGCCCGCCGCGGACCTGACCGCCCTGCCCAAGGACACCCGGGGCGTGGTGTGGCGCTGGGAGGTCATCCTGCCGCGCACGGACGTGGCCCAGCGGTTGTCCTATCACTTCGAATCACCAGACGCGCCCGGCGAGCCGGTGACCTTCGAGCGCCCGCCGCCGCGAGACGACCGGCCGTGGTCCTCGAAGGTGATTCCGCCGGAGCCACTGGTGGTGTCCGACGTCGTTGTGCCCGCGAAGGGCGTGTCGCCGAACATCGCGTTCTTCTCCTGCAACGGCGCCAGCCGTGCGAGTGATTGGAGCGACCTGGCGCAGCCCTTCGCGCTCTGGGAGCGGATGCTGCAACAGCATGAGGGGGACCCGGTGGATCCGGCGAAGACGCCGGGCTTCCAGCTGTTGCTCGGGGGTGGGGATCAGCTCTACGCGGACTCGCTGCACAACACGCTGGATGTGTTGAACGCGTTCATGAAGCTGCCCCGGTCGCAGCGGTTGACGTTGCCGGTGCCGGACGGGCTTTCGGAGAAGCTGTTCGCGGAGTACGTCTGGCTCTACCGGGAGCGGTGGGGTGGGAACCAGGGCATCGCGCCGTTGCTGCGGCGGGTGCCGGGCCTGTTCATGTGGGACGACCACGACATCTTCGACGGGTGGGGTTCGCACGAGGACCTCCAGCAGGCGCCCTGGTACCGGGCGCTCTACAGCGCGGCGGCGAGGGCGTTCGAAGCCTTCCAGCGGGGCTTCCTGGAGCAGCCAGCGGTGGAACGCGAGCCGGATGACCGGGGCGTGGTGAAGCCCGCGCGGCACTATTTCCAGACGTTCTGTTTCTCCACGGCGGACTGCGACCTGGACGTGGTGTTGCTGGACTTGAGGAGCGGCCGGACCAGCCGGGTGCTGGACACCGGGGACGCGCATCCACAGACCGAGTTCACGGTGATGAGCCGGTCCCAGTGGGACGCCTTCGACGCGTGGCGCGAGGAGCACCGCCAGCGGCCGGAGAACGGCAAGAAGGCGCGGCATGTGCTGGTGGTGTCGTCGGTGCCGCTGGTGCACCTGCGCTTCGGTCCAGCGATGGAGCGGATGACCGGAGGGGGCGTCGGGCTGCGCGACGACCTGTTGGACCAGTGGGAGTCCGCGGTGCACCGGGGTGAGCGCACGCGGTTGTTGATGAACCTGTTCTCGCTGGCGAAGAAGTCCTACTGCGCGGTGACGGTGTTGTCCGGGGACGTGCACGTGGGAGCGAGGGCGCGCGTGCGTTCACGCAACCCGGACCACCTGGTGCCCGCGTTGGGGACGGTGGGGGAGGTGTTCATCGAACAGGCGACGTCCTCGCCCATCGTGCATCCGCCGCCGGGGTGGCTCGCGTTCAAGGGGATGCTGGCGTTGTCGGAGGATTCAAGGGAGGACCTGCCGGGGTTCCTGCAGACGGAGCTGTTGCCGGTGGGCAAGGAGCTGTACCTGCGGGACCGCAACTGGCTGTCCATCCGGCTGGAGCGGCCCAAGCACCGGGACACGACGGCGCGACCGAAGCTGTGGGTGAAGTGGATCGCGGAGAAGGAGAACCTGCCCATGGAGGTGGTGGTGGAGCCACCGCCCTTCTGA
- the sitI6 gene encoding SitI6 family double-CXXCG motif immunity protein, with the protein MPSFFWLRDDEAATSRYSGDFDAAHKWILPGIKDCPGCGVTSAGWGRQYPAVDLSLIPEHREFEEPRAEPFHEFVRLRDLVRPLVPPDASLPPGTSFGPLTGTASGQFGPFTWQGTSLMLIRRDALDGLQAAGIRGLLGCKTELRFRQKTPPDILELQIEPRGLLHRDCLPPDLEPPCPTCGRQGFRRPDDPILDGASLPTDRDLFRLDNFSTMIIGTDRFKDAVEQGGWTGISFRELPVRS; encoded by the coding sequence ATGCCCTCCTTCTTCTGGCTCCGCGACGATGAAGCAGCCACATCCCGTTACAGCGGGGACTTCGATGCCGCGCACAAATGGATCCTGCCCGGCATCAAGGATTGCCCTGGATGCGGCGTAACTTCGGCTGGATGGGGACGTCAGTACCCCGCCGTGGACCTTTCACTCATCCCCGAGCATCGGGAATTCGAGGAGCCCCGAGCCGAGCCGTTTCATGAGTTCGTCCGCCTCAGGGACCTGGTGCGCCCGCTGGTGCCACCGGATGCATCGCTTCCTCCCGGAACAAGCTTCGGTCCGCTCACGGGCACCGCGTCCGGTCAGTTTGGACCGTTCACCTGGCAGGGGACCTCGCTGATGCTCATCCGCCGCGATGCGCTCGACGGTCTCCAGGCCGCGGGCATCCGCGGGCTGCTGGGCTGCAAGACGGAGCTGCGGTTCCGGCAGAAGACGCCACCGGACATCCTCGAACTCCAAATCGAACCGCGCGGCCTGCTGCACCGGGACTGCCTTCCTCCCGACCTGGAACCGCCCTGTCCCACGTGCGGACGACAAGGATTCCGCCGTCCGGACGACCCCATCCTCGACGGTGCTTCGCTGCCCACGGACAGGGACCTGTTCCGCTTGGACAACTTCAGCACCATGATCATCGGCACGGACCGCTTCAAGGACGCGGTGGAGCAGGGCGGTTGGACTGGCATCTCCTTCCGTGAGCTCCCCGTGCGTTCTTGA
- a CDS encoding helix-turn-helix domain-containing protein produces the protein MHRIRVVRHASERGGWEMALATPPPALAPLIRDYCGFREAMPQPMRRQELPGVQVVLILEFGPLLKHLDDAGGVTRHRSGFVAGLDERWSTTEHNGESHGLQVNLTPLGARRLFGLPMHELAHRVTGLEDLWGGEARRLVESLAEARDWAARFALADAFLLKRAERGPAVDAGVQWAVERIQRTGGQVDIATLASELGHSHKHLIHQFHEQVGLPPRRLARLMRFDRAVERIKSGGPVRWAELALELGYFDQAHLNRDFRQFTGGPPSALLRRALPDAGGFESSA, from the coding sequence ATGCATCGCATCCGCGTGGTGCGCCACGCGTCCGAGCGGGGCGGCTGGGAGATGGCGCTGGCCACGCCGCCCCCGGCGTTGGCGCCGCTCATCCGGGACTACTGCGGCTTTCGCGAGGCCATGCCCCAGCCCATGCGCCGGCAGGAGCTGCCCGGGGTGCAGGTGGTGCTCATCCTGGAGTTCGGTCCGCTGCTGAAGCACCTGGACGACGCGGGCGGGGTGACGCGGCACCGCTCCGGCTTCGTCGCGGGCCTGGATGAGCGCTGGAGCACCACCGAGCACAACGGCGAGTCCCACGGGCTCCAGGTGAACTTGACGCCGCTGGGGGCCCGGCGCCTCTTCGGCCTGCCCATGCATGAGCTGGCCCACCGGGTGACGGGCCTGGAGGACCTGTGGGGCGGCGAGGCGCGGCGGCTGGTGGAGTCCCTGGCGGAGGCGCGGGACTGGGCGGCGCGCTTCGCCCTCGCGGACGCGTTCCTCTTGAAGCGCGCGGAGCGGGGGCCGGCGGTGGACGCGGGCGTGCAGTGGGCGGTGGAGCGCATCCAGCGGACGGGAGGCCAGGTGGACATCGCCACGCTGGCGAGCGAGCTGGGTCACAGCCACAAGCACCTCATCCACCAGTTCCATGAGCAGGTGGGGCTGCCTCCGCGCAGGCTCGCGCGCCTGATGCGCTTCGACCGGGCGGTGGAGCGGATCAAATCCGGAGGCCCGGTGCGCTGGGCGGAGCTCGCGTTGGAGCTGGGCTATTTCGACCAGGCGCACCTGAACCGGGACTTCCGCCAGTTCACCGGCGGGCCGCCGTCCGCCCTGCTGCGCCGGGCGCTTCCGGACGCGGGCGGGTTCGAATCCAGCGCGTAG
- the sitA6 gene encoding SitA6 family polymorphic toxin lipoprotein: protein MRKSLTFLALTLWMAACASSTPLQQRWDEAEAECGDASSDVCVTLVCGDTACGFFRCEDVPGEVVLARGLPPRPPPVAPAPGSGPRRNWGGSMGLPGDAEPVMVFPWHGTPRPAPPQRQLPAGKFEKHHIFPQSPDLAAWFKIKGIDIHQYTIPIPIPVHVHRRIHSDGPSGGLWNKAWREFRDTNGGAPPVEIFKHAGELIYRFQLLGGPIQRYN, encoded by the coding sequence ATGAGGAAAAGCCTGACGTTCCTGGCCCTGACGCTATGGATGGCGGCGTGCGCGTCCAGCACGCCGCTCCAGCAGAGATGGGACGAAGCCGAAGCGGAGTGCGGTGACGCAAGCAGCGACGTCTGTGTGACCCTGGTCTGCGGGGACACGGCCTGCGGCTTCTTCCGGTGCGAGGACGTGCCCGGAGAGGTAGTGTTGGCGCGGGGTCTGCCGCCCCGGCCGCCACCTGTGGCTCCCGCGCCGGGGAGCGGCCCCCGGCGCAACTGGGGCGGCAGCATGGGCCTGCCGGGTGATGCCGAACCGGTGATGGTGTTCCCCTGGCACGGGACCCCCAGGCCCGCGCCTCCTCAGCGGCAGTTACCGGCGGGCAAGTTCGAGAAGCACCACATCTTCCCTCAGTCCCCAGACCTTGCCGCGTGGTTCAAAATCAAGGGCATCGACATCCACCAGTACACCATCCCCATCCCCATCCCCGTGCACGTCCATCGGCGCATCCACAGCGATGGTCCCAGCGGAGGCTTGTGGAACAAGGCCTGGCGTGAGTTCAGGGATACGAACGGAGGCGCTCCTCCAGTGGAAATCTTCAAGCACGCCGGTGAGCTGATCTATCGCTTCCAACTCTTGGGTGGTCCCATCCAGCGGTACAACTGA